Proteins from one Thermomicrobiales bacterium genomic window:
- a CDS encoding ABC transporter ATP-binding protein, whose product MSTGIGNGPKDALVEDALRLVGLEGAGSRMPHQLSGGQQQRVALARALAPKPSLLLLDEPFSSLDAALRRRLQSDVREIILQTGVTALLVTHDQEEALSMADRVAVMWEGRILQIASPDELYLRPVSRRVAEFVGEAQFLPGSSEGRVVTCALGRLPSVNSASGPVDVMVRPEILRLAPSSQSEGVTALVRARAFFGHDQMLDCLLSDGTVIHARTNAYAGFQPGEEVRITVRGAVLTFPPASPE is encoded by the coding sequence ATGTCAACTGGGATCGGGAACGGTCCGAAAGATGCGTTGGTCGAGGATGCGTTGCGTTTGGTCGGTCTGGAGGGGGCGGGATCGCGCATGCCGCATCAGCTTTCCGGGGGACAGCAACAACGGGTCGCGCTCGCCCGCGCGCTCGCGCCCAAGCCATCGTTGCTTCTGCTGGACGAACCGTTTTCGAGCCTGGATGCGGCGTTGCGAAGACGATTGCAGTCAGATGTGCGCGAGATCATCCTGCAGACTGGTGTGACGGCGCTGTTGGTCACGCACGACCAGGAGGAGGCTCTCAGCATGGCAGACCGAGTGGCAGTGATGTGGGAGGGGCGCATCCTTCAAATTGCGAGTCCGGACGAACTCTATCTTCGTCCGGTTTCCCGGCGGGTCGCCGAGTTCGTGGGGGAAGCCCAGTTTCTTCCGGGCTCCAGCGAAGGTCGAGTCGTGACATGTGCGTTGGGACGCTTGCCCTCAGTGAACTCCGCCAGCGGGCCTGTCGATGTGATGGTACGGCCAGAAATCCTGCGGCTTGCCCCCAGCTCGCAATCCGAAGGAGTGACCGCATTGGTGCGGGCGCGTGCCTTCTTCGGCCACGATCAGATGCTCGATTGCCTCCTGTCCGATGGGACAGTGATCCACGCGCGCACCAACGCCTATGCCGGGTTCCAACCGGGTGAGGAGGTCAGGATTACGGTGCGTGGCGCTGTACTGACCTTTCCGCCAGCATCACCTGAATGA